In Planctomycetota bacterium, the DNA window AAGGTGAGGTCGACGCGGCGGGTGGGCAGCCCCGTGACGTTCGTGATGACGTTGCCCCAGACCTGGTTGTTGGGCACGTAGTTGATCTGGTTGTCGAAGGTCAGGATGGTGGTGGTGAACAGCGTGACCCGCTGCACCTTGCCCGTCACGCCGCCGGCATCCACGACGTCGCCGACGTCGAACGGCCGGAGGAAGAGGATCAGGATGCCGCTGGCGAAGTTGCTCAGCGTGCCCTGGAGCGCCAGGCCGATGACCAGGCCGGCGGCGCCGATGGCGGCGATGAGCGGCCCGATGTCGACGCCCGCGTTGTCCAGCGCCACCACGAGCCCGACCAGCAGAATCAACCGCCGCGTGCCCGCGACCAGGAACTGCCGCAGCAGCTGGCTGCTCCGCTTGGAGCGGACGAGCGCGGCGCTGATGGCCTTGGCCGCGAGCCGGGCGACGACCCAGAAGATGCCGAGCGTGAAGATGAAGCCGAGCACGCTCAGGCCGAAGGCGATGCCGCCCGTCTCGCTGGTCAGCCAGTTGGAGAACATGGTGCGGACCTGCTGGACCAGCACTACCGGATCCCAGATGTTGAGCCGCTGGCCCGTCGCGTTGGCGATGTACTTCTTGGCCGCCGACGCGTCGCCGCCGCGCTGCTCGAAGGTCTTGACCACCACGCGGATGCGATCGACGATCGCGTCGATGACCGCCTGCTGCTCGCCGCTCCGCTCGGCCAGCGCCGCCCGCACCTCGGCGCTCTGGGCGCGGCTGCTGGCGGCTATGTCCAGGCGGATCCGAACGCGGACCTGCTGCTGCAGCAGGCCGAGCCACGCCTCGATCCGCTCCTCGATCTGCGTCGCCCGCAGCGGCTGCAGTTCGAGTTGCAGTTCCGAGATCGATACCGTCCAGGGCTCGGCACGCTGGTGCACCGGCGGGTCGGCCTGCACCGCGCTCACCAGCGCGTCGACGCGGTCCGACAGCGCCTCCTCCTCGGGCTTGGCCTCGGGCTCTTCGGCCCGGGCGGGCGGCTTGCCGGCGACCTCGATCGCCGCCACGCCGCCGACGTACGCCAGGTCCTGGGCGACATCGATGCCGCGATCCCGCAGGGCCTCGAGCGTCAGCCGCGCCCGCACCGCCACCTCGTTGCGGAGCCGCTCGAGGGTGGCCAGCAACTCCCGCGTGGCGTCGTCGATGGGCGTGCCCGCGGCCTCGCCCCGCCGCGCCTGGACGTTGGCCTCCACCAGCGACTCGCCGATGACGCGGAGCATCTCCACGCTCCGCTCGCCGTGGGCCTGCAACTCGTCGAGCGGCAGCACGACCAGCCGCTGGCGGTACTCGCTAACCGGCGTGCGGATGAACGCGGCCGCGTCCCCGCCCGTCGGATCGAAGCGCTGGATGGCATCCTCGGGCGATGGCGCGTCCGCCTGTGGCGACGCTCCGGCTTGCTCGGCTGCATCGCCGCCGTTCTGGGACATGGCGAGCGTCGACGGCGACGCCGCCAGCAGCGCCACTACGACCAACCCCACGACGCAAGCCAGCTCGCGCATCCGCACCCTCCCTTGCCCCGCCGTGCCCGCGGACGCTCCCCGCCGCCAGCGGCAGGCAGCCTAGGGCGAACGCGGGCCCGATCCCGTGCCGCCCGGACCACCTCGCGGCTCTACCATCCCGACCAGGCCCGCCGCGTCACGCCGTCGTGCGGAACTCTCAGGAAGGACGTGCCGATGAAAGCCCTCGCTGCCGCGTTTTCGGTGTCGCTCTCGCTCGCGCTGCTGGCCGGATGCACCCGATCGTCGCCCGACCGCGCGTCTCATCAGGGCCCGCTCGAAGCCGCCGCCATGGGCGGCCGCGCCCTGGAACGCTGGGAGGCGGGCTACCGCGTCCAGCTCCAACCCTGGCACGTGCTGGCCTACCCCGACGCCGAGCGCACCGACGTCGTCAACACGCTCCACGGCGTCGAGGTTGCCGACCCCTACCGCTGGATGGAGGACCCCGACGACCCCCGGCTGGGCGCGTGGATCACCGAACAGAACGAGCTGTTCGAGGACGTGATGCGGCACGCCGACCAGCGTGACGATTACAAGGCGCGGCTCACGGAGATCTGGGACTATCCCCGCACCGGCAC includes these proteins:
- a CDS encoding mechanosensitive ion channel family protein, encoding MRELACVVGLVVVALLAASPSTLAMSQNGGDAAEQAGASPQADAPSPEDAIQRFDPTGGDAAAFIRTPVSEYRQRLVVLPLDELQAHGERSVEMLRVIGESLVEANVQARRGEAAGTPIDDATRELLATLERLRNEVAVRARLTLEALRDRGIDVAQDLAYVGGVAAIEVAGKPPARAEEPEAKPEEEALSDRVDALVSAVQADPPVHQRAEPWTVSISELQLELQPLRATQIEERIEAWLGLLQQQVRVRIRLDIAASSRAQSAEVRAALAERSGEQQAVIDAIVDRIRVVVKTFEQRGGDASAAKKYIANATGQRLNIWDPVVLVQQVRTMFSNWLTSETGGIAFGLSVLGFIFTLGIFWVVARLAAKAISAALVRSKRSSQLLRQFLVAGTRRLILLVGLVVALDNAGVDIGPLIAAIGAAGLVIGLALQGTLSNFASGILILFLRPFDVGDVVDAGGVTGKVQRVTLFTTTILTFDNQINYVPNNQVWGNVITNVTGLPTRRVDLTFGIAYTNDIDKARDILSREVEAHPKVLDDPAPTIRVNSLGDNSVNIVCRPWCRTSDYWDVYWDLMQSVKQAFDKEGVSIPFPQRDLHLPGPLEVVVTGNATNDRSDNAAAAATK